A single genomic interval of Sceloporus undulatus isolate JIND9_A2432 ecotype Alabama chromosome 2, SceUnd_v1.1, whole genome shotgun sequence harbors:
- the TMEM205 gene encoding transmembrane protein 205 isoform X2 — protein sequence MVTEGEPSSLIKVIQLFILSTAWGMQIWVTFIAGFVLFRGVSRHTFGLVQSKLFPFYFYTLLGCTFMNLAIFATYHPRELLDTRETIQIVLFFACLVLTVANVSWFSQVTTKTMFKMQEIEREHGLGAEVGLSSQKEAYQLLKEKDAKYRSLRQKFFKFHGLSSLCNLACVVCTGVNLAFIAMHLDSL from the exons ATGGTAACCGAAGGCGAGCCAAGCAGCCTTATCAAAGTCATCCAGCTTTTTATCCTCTCTACAGCCTGGGGGATGCAGATATGGGTGACATTTATTGCCG GATTTGTCCTTTTCCGAGGGGTGAGTCGGCATACCTTTGGCCTGGTACAAAGTAAACTGTTTCCTTTCTATTTCTACACCTTGCTTGGCTGCACTTTCATGAACCTTGCCATCTTTGCTACATACCACCCACGGGAGCTTCTGGATACCAGGGAGACTATCCAG ATTGTGCTCTTTTTTGCTTGCCTCGTCTTGACTGTGGCTAATGTTTCCTGGTTTTCCCAAGTCACCACCAAGACCATGTTCAAGATGCAAGAGATTGAAAGGGAGCACGGATTGGGGGCAGAAGTGGGGCTCTCAAGCCAGAAGGAGGCTTACCAGCTCCTGAAAGAAAAGGATGCTAAGTATCGGAGCCTGCGTCAGAAGTTCTTCAAGTTTCACGGCCTGTCCTCTCTCTGCAATCTGGCTTGTGTTGTCTGCACAGGTGTGAATTTGGCTTTTATAGCAATGCACCTGGACAGTCTGTAG